The sequence GCCCAGGCACCGACCACACCTACACCAACGACTGGCCGTACGCTCCCCTCGCCGGCAACGAACCCACTGCTGGCACGATGACCTGGAGCGTCGTCGCGATGGTGTTGCTCGTCGCCGGCGCGGGCATCGGCGTCTGGCTCTACCGCTCGGTCGAACTCCCCGAACCGGAGACCCACGGCGTCTCGGTGCCCCATCCCGACGACATCGACCTCCTGCCGAGCCAGCGGGCGGCGACGCGCTTTATCCCCGTCGCGGCCGCCCTCTTCCTCGCGCAGGTGTTACTCGGGGGACTGCTCGCCCACTACTACGTCGAGCGTGACGGCTTCTTCGGCGTCGGCGAACTCCTCGGCGTCGACGTGCTGGGCATCCTTCCCTTCGCCCTCGCCAAGACGTACCACCTCGATCTGGGCATCCTCTGGATCGCGACGCTGTGGCTGGGCGCCGGCCTGTTCCTCCCGCCGCTCCTGACGGGGACGGAGCCCGCGAACCAGACGCGGTACATCCACGCGCTCATCGGCGCCTTGCTCGTCGTCGTCGTGGGCGGGTTCGCCGGCATCTGGCTCGGCGCTAACGGCTACATCGACGGCCCGCTCTGGTGGCTCCTCGGCAACGAGGGCCTGGAGTATCTGGAGGTCGGCCGCGTCTGGCAACTCGGCCTCCTCGCCGGGTTCGTCGGTTGGGCGGCGCTCGTCGCCCGCGGCTTCAAGCCACTGCTCGACCGTGAGCAGCCCTACGGCCTCGCTCACATGATCCTCTACGCCGGTGGCTCCATCGCCCTGCTCTTCACCGCAGGGCTGTTCTACACCCCCCAGACCAACATCGTCGTCACCGAGTTCTGGCGCTGGTGGGTGGTTCACATGTGGGTCGAGGGCGCCTTCGAGTTCTTCATCGTCGCCACAATCGGTATCACGCTAGTGTCGATGAACCTGCTCAAGCGCCGCTCCGCCGAGAAGGCGGTCATGTTCCAGGCGCTGTTCGTGATGGGGTCGGGCGTCATCGGCGTCTCCCACCACTACTGGTGGATCGGCCAGCCCGACGTGTGGATTCCGTTCGGCTCCGTGTTCTCCACGCTCGAACTCATCCCGCTCGTGCTCATCCTCTTCGAGGCCCTCAACGAGTACCGCGCGCTCGCGACGGCCGGCGAATCCTTCCCCTACTCGCTCCCGTTCGCGTTCATCATCGCG comes from Haloplanus sp. XH21 and encodes:
- a CDS encoding nitric-oxide reductase large subunit, producing MKVRRQTLAKLLLVVFVGNLIVMGAGAWYSYQQAPPIPQEFVGPDGETVVTGDEIREGKTVFQSDALMNHGSILGNGAYFGSDYTADALDRKTRYMQSYYAQERYGSEYDALDGPQQAAVDSLVEEDLASTDTTEPVEYSAAEVYAHEQVRADYVELYHEGSREHGLPANTIDSADEARLFADFALWTAWISHTERPGTDHTYTNDWPYAPLAGNEPTAGTMTWSVVAMVLLVAGAGIGVWLYRSVELPEPETHGVSVPHPDDIDLLPSQRAATRFIPVAAALFLAQVLLGGLLAHYYVERDGFFGVGELLGVDVLGILPFALAKTYHLDLGILWIATLWLGAGLFLPPLLTGTEPANQTRYIHALIGALLVVVVGGFAGIWLGANGYIDGPLWWLLGNEGLEYLEVGRVWQLGLLAGFVGWAALVARGFKPLLDREQPYGLAHMILYAGGSIALLFTAGLFYTPQTNIVVTEFWRWWVVHMWVEGAFEFFIVATIGITLVSMNLLKRRSAEKAVMFQALFVMGSGVIGVSHHYWWIGQPDVWIPFGSVFSTLELIPLVLILFEALNEYRALATAGESFPYSLPFAFIIASGFWNFVGAGVLGFFINLPIINYYEHGTYLTVGHAHAAMFGAFGFLALGMVTYMLRIAVDPAQWNPTRLKWSFWLWNVGLAVMVFGSVLPVGFLQLETAFTVSYDAARSLAFYNRDLIQFLFWARLPGDTMLILGTAVFAYDTVKQRFALRDTTAPSSIPGSSIVSSRVLAEDDD